The following are encoded in a window of Planctomycetia bacterium genomic DNA:
- a CDS encoding M56 family metallopeptidase has protein sequence MNALLWWLAQNTVSVALLTPFVWAACWLFRSRPAVQHLLWMLLLLKLVAPPLVRWPWSAQDAIRSARSAWCDDSQQIAVVASHDATPFTVEMEAIDLLADAELAALQPTAVQIEPVHGPGPTDWSIYMQSAFALWTVGALAVAAFALRSIARQSHVLRTAGAPSPTLVVAVRQAAKRLRVRPVASAFSQRVASPLICCLGRPRLVWPDALRAPEIIVASDGIIAHELAHVARRDHLVVYLELLALAMHWWNPFAWYLRRQLRETRELACDAMALSGAEQARSDYARRLLTMSTTSAQPMSLAPAFGAGTFSRRFLERRLTMVFDNRANGRLSLGGLALAATLATVALPGLTWGYPGADNAETATRESSTAATSADAPPAPEGTPTTTVTVGEGLQTVVPVLSEIRGIQELFLVSQAGSADNVAQNGNQNADAVSGATAVLQDVAQFNAVKRVPAALKLVPAAEQTIKLQDGSTIEIRRTDDGNLVLTVNQNGQQPQAIQLGFDMLVNKVLTKSADTSEVMFAEPAQTTSREVLGDDLRTRIEVAQPVAVNTTQIVKDWDPNVLAGASDEDLAMLRSDVELAKVTLEEKQTEVENRQGRRVLGQQNATGRTGREARRHRAEALRGQAIGRHEAPGRKQKLA, from the coding sequence ATGAACGCACTGCTTTGGTGGCTGGCGCAGAACACCGTTTCCGTCGCACTGTTGACGCCGTTTGTGTGGGCGGCGTGTTGGCTTTTTCGTTCGCGACCGGCGGTGCAACATCTGTTGTGGATGTTGTTGCTGTTGAAACTCGTCGCGCCGCCGCTGGTGCGTTGGCCCTGGTCGGCGCAAGACGCCATCCGTTCCGCGCGCTCCGCATGGTGCGACGATTCGCAGCAGATTGCGGTGGTCGCCTCTCACGATGCCACGCCATTCACAGTAGAGATGGAAGCGATTGATTTGCTGGCCGACGCGGAACTGGCGGCCTTGCAGCCCACGGCAGTTCAGATTGAACCCGTACACGGGCCAGGACCGACGGATTGGTCGATCTACATGCAATCCGCGTTCGCACTTTGGACGGTCGGCGCCTTGGCTGTGGCCGCGTTCGCGCTGCGCTCGATCGCGCGGCAATCGCACGTGCTGCGCACCGCCGGCGCTCCATCGCCAACTTTGGTCGTGGCGGTACGCCAAGCGGCGAAACGTCTGCGGGTTCGGCCGGTCGCCTCGGCGTTTTCTCAGCGAGTTGCGTCGCCGTTGATTTGCTGCCTGGGCCGTCCTCGGCTCGTTTGGCCGGACGCCTTGCGCGCGCCGGAAATCATCGTGGCCAGCGACGGTATCATTGCCCATGAGTTGGCGCACGTCGCGCGGCGCGACCATCTCGTGGTCTACCTGGAGCTCCTGGCGCTCGCGATGCATTGGTGGAATCCATTCGCCTGGTATCTGCGCCGGCAACTCCGCGAAACCCGCGAGTTGGCCTGTGACGCGATGGCACTCTCCGGCGCGGAACAGGCGCGCTCCGATTACGCGCGGCGGTTGTTGACGATGTCGACGACTTCCGCGCAACCGATGTCGCTTGCGCCGGCGTTCGGCGCAGGCACGTTTTCCCGACGCTTTTTGGAGAGGAGATTGACGATGGTCTTTGACAATCGCGCCAACGGACGCTTGTCGCTCGGCGGGCTGGCGCTCGCCGCGACGTTGGCGACCGTGGCCCTGCCCGGCCTGACTTGGGGCTACCCAGGGGCTGACAACGCGGAAACGGCGACTAGGGAATCCTCCACGGCCGCCACCAGTGCTGACGCGCCCCCGGCCCCGGAAGGCACTCCCACGACGACAGTCACGGTCGGCGAAGGCCTGCAAACGGTCGTGCCCGTGCTGAGCGAGATTCGTGGCATCCAGGAACTGTTCCTGGTCAGCCAAGCTGGTTCGGCGGATAACGTCGCGCAGAACGGCAATCAAAACGCAGATGCAGTCAGCGGCGCCACGGCAGTTTTGCAAGACGTGGCGCAATTCAACGCCGTGAAACGAGTCCCTGCGGCCCTGAAACTAGTCCCTGCGGCGGAGCAAACGATCAAGCTGCAGGACGGCTCGACAATTGAAATCCGCCGCACGGACGACGGCAACCTCGTGCTGACCGTCAATCAGAACGGTCAGCAGCCGCAAGCCATTCAACTCGGATTCGACATGCTTGTGAACAAGGTTCTCACTAAGTCAGCGGACACGTCTGAAGTCATGTTTGCCGAGCCGGCGCAAACGACCTCCCGCGAAGTATTGGGGGACGATCTCCGAACGCGAATCGAAGTCGCGCAGCCGGTGGCCGTCAATACGACGCAGATCGTTAAAGATTGGGATCCCAATGTCCTCGCCGGAGCGAGCGACGAAGACCTAGCGATGCTTCGGTCCGACGTGGAATTGGCGAAGGTCACTTTGG